A single Struthio camelus isolate bStrCam1 chromosome 6, bStrCam1.hap1, whole genome shotgun sequence DNA region contains:
- the CMKLR2 gene encoding chemerin-like receptor 2 — translation MEFEDFENYSYIYDLSEEDESPQSSLSIAHMISLSFYSVAFLLGVPGNAIVIWFMGFKWDKSVSTLWFLNLAIADFIFVLFLPLYITYVAMGFHWPFGKWLCKMNSFIALLNMFASVFFLTFISLDRYIRLVHPVFSYKYRTVRNTLILSGIIWISAAIIGGPALYFRDTTTVLNNITLCYNNFHVHDRELILLRHHILIWVRLAFGYLFPLVTMVICYSLLIVKVKKRTVLTSSRLFWTIIAVVVAFFLCWTPYHIFSIVELSAHHDENLHGLLQDGIPLSTGLAFINSCLNPILYVLISKKFQAQVKTTVSEVLKLALWEVSRSGTVSEQLWSSDNIHAPACYCETAQ, via the coding sequence ATGGAATTCGAAGATTTTGAGAATTACTCTTATATCTATGACCTGTCTGAGGAAGATGAATCACCCCAGTCCTCCCTCAGCATTGCCCATatgatttccctttccttttacaGCGTGGCATTTCTGCTGGGAGTGCCAGGTAATGCCATTGTCATCTGGTTTATGGGCTTTAAGTGGGATAAATCTGTCTCTACACTCTGGTTCCTCAATCTGGCCATTGCAGATTTCATCTTTGTTCTCTTCTTGCCCCTGTATATTACCTATGTGGCAATGGGCTTCCACTGGCCTTTTGGGAAGTGGCTCTGCAAAATGAACTCGTTCATTGCACTCCTTAATATGTTTGCCAGTGTTTTCTTCCTGACGTTCATCAGCCTTGACCGCTACATCCGCCTAGTCCACCCAGTCTTTTCCTACAAATATCGGACTGTAAGGAACACCCTCATTCTTAGTGGGATCATTTGGATCTCGGCTGCAATTATCGGTGGCCCCGCCTTATACTTCAGAGACACAACTACAGTTCTCAACAACATCACCCTTTGCTACAACAACTTCCATGTGCATGACAGAGAACTCATTCTGCTGAGACACCACATTCTCATATGGGTGCGACTTGCATTTGGTTACCTCTTTCCACTAGTGACCATGGTCATTTGCTACTCGCTGCTGATTGTGAAGGTGAAGAAGAGAACTGTACTGACTTCCAGCAGGCTTTTCTGGACCATCATTGCTGTAGTCgtagctttttttctttgctggacACCATATCACATATTCAGCATTGTGGAGCTGTCTGCTCACCATGATGAAAACTTGCACGGCTTATTGCAGGATGGCATTCCCCTCTCCACTGGCCTTGCTTTCATCAACAGTTGCCTTAATCCAATCCTCTATGTTCTGATTAGCAAGAAGTTCCAAGCCCAGGTCAAGACAACTGTCTCTGAAGTGCTAAAATTAGCACTGTGGGAAGTGAGCCGCTCAGGGACTGTCAGTGAGCAGCTGTGGAGCTCAGACAACATCCATGCACCCGCATGCTATTGCGAAACTGCTCAGTGA
- the EEF1B2 gene encoding elongation factor 1-beta has translation MGFGDLKSAAGLQVLNDFLADRSYIEGYVPSQADIAVFEAIAAPPPADLFHALRWYNHIKSYEKQKASLPGVKKALGKYGPADVEDTTGAATDSKDDDDIDLFGSDDEEESEEAKKLREERLAQYESKKSKKPAVVAKSSILLDVKPWDDETDMAKLEECVRSIQVDGLVWGSSKLVPVGYGIKKLQIQCVVEDDKVGTDMLEERITAFEDYVQSMDVAAFNKI, from the exons atgGGCTTCGGGGACCTCAAGTCCGCCGCCGGCCTCCAGGTCCTCAATGACTTCCTGGCCGACAGGAGCTACATCGAGGG GTACGTCCCCTCCCAGGCCGATATCGCCGTCTTCGAAGCGATCGCCGCCCCCCCTCCTGCAGACCTGTTTCATGCTCTCCGGTGGTACAACCACATTAAGTCTTACGAAAAGCAAAAGGCCAG TTTGCCAGGTGTAAAGAAGGCTTTGGGGAAGTATGGTCCTGCTGATGTTGAAGACACAACAGGTGCAGCCACAGATAGCAAAGATGATGATGATATTGATCTCTTTGGATCTGATGATGAGGAG GAAAGTGAAGAAGCAAAGAAACTAAGGGAGGAGCGCCTGGCCCAATATGAGTCTAAGAAGTCCAAAA aaccaGCTGTTGTTGCTAAATCATCAATCTTGCTTGATGTGAAACCTTGGGATGATGAGACAGACATGGCCAAATTAGAGGAGTGTGTTCGAAGCATTCAAGTAGATGGCTTGGTCTGGGGATCTT cCAAGCTAGTACCAGTTGGCTATGGTATCAAAAAGCTTCAGATTCAGTGTGTTGTTGAAGATGATAAAGTTGGAACAGATATGCTGGAAGAAAGAATAACAGCTTTTGAAGATTATGTACAATCGATGGATGTAGCTGCTTTCAATAAAATCTAA